In the genome of Deinococcota bacterium, the window AGCCGGTGGGCGTGGTCTACGACTTTTCCCAGGCCGACGTAATCCTCTCGCTCGACGCCGACTTTTTGGGCGTCGGCCCCGGCAAGCTGCACTACACCCGCGCCTTCACGGACCGCCGCCGCGTGGCCGCGCAGGAAGTGGGCGACGAGGTGCTCAGCATGAACCGCCTCTACAGCGTCGAGAGCACGCCCAGCCTGACCGGCATCATGGCCGACCACCACTACACCGTGCGGCCCAGCCTGATCGAGACCTTTGCGCGAGCGGTCGCGGGCGAACTCGGCGTGGCCGCCGGCGAAGGCGGCGGCGAGCTGCCTGGGACCTTGAGCGCCTGGCTCGAGCCGCTGGCGCGCGACCTGGCAGAGAACGCCGGCCGCAGCCTGGTCGTCGCCGGTTATGACCAGCCGCCCATCGTCCACGCCCTGGCCCACGCCATCAACGAGACGCTCGGCAACGTCGGCACCACCGTCTTCTACACCGACCCCGTCGAGGCCGCCACCAGTGACAGGACGAGCAGCGGCGCCGCCTCACTGCGCGAGCTCACCCAGGCGATGGAGGCCGGCGGGGTCGATGCGCTCGTCATGCTCGGCGGCGACCCGGCCTATACCGCGCCCGCCGACGTAGACTTCGCTGGAGCGCTCGCCAACGTGCCGCTGTCGGTGCATCTCGGGCTCTTCGAAGACGAGACGGCGATTCTCTCCTCCTGGCACGTGCCCATGGCCCACGAGCTCGAGTCCTGGGGTGACGCGCGCGCCTTTGACGGCACCGCCTCGATCATCCAGCCGCTCATCGCGCCGCTCTACGGCGGCCGCAGCCAGCACGAGGTCCTGGCCATCCTCTTGGGCGACGTAGGGAGCAGCAACTACGAGCTGGTGCGCGCCTATTGGCAGGGACAAGTCGCGGAGGACTTCGACGGCTTCTGGCGCCGCGCCGTCCACGACGGCGTCATCGAGGGCAGCGCGCTGGCAGCGAGGGAAGTCAGCGTGCAGGCCGGCGCCCTGGACGCCCCGGCCGCGCCTGTTGCCATCGGCACCCTCGAGGTCGTCTTCAAGCCCGACCCCAACATCTGGGACGGCCGCTACGCCAACAACGCCTGGCTCCAGGAACTGCCCAAGCCGCTCACCAAGCTCGTCTGGGACAACGCCGCCATCGTCGGCCCCGCCACCGCCGAGCGCCTCGGCGTGAGCGCGACGCAGATGGTCACGCTCTCCTACAGAGACCGCAGCTTGGAGGCGCCCGTCTTCATCCTGCCCGGCCAGCCCGCCGACACCGTCACCCTGCACCTGGGCTACGGCCGCACCCAGACCGGGCGCGTGGGCACCGGCGCCGGTTTCAACGCCTACGCCCTGCGCACCGCCGACGCCCCGTTCTTCGGCCCCGGCCTGACGCTCGAGCCCGCCCGCGGCCGCCAGGTCCTGGTCACCACCCAGGACCACAACAACCTCTCCTACGGCCACTCGCCCGCCGTCATCGAGGAAGCCGGGCGCGCGGCCGACCGGCGCCACATCGTCCGCCACGCCACCCTGGAAGAGTACCGCGAGGACCGCGACGTCATCCACGACATGGGCCACCACATCGAGGGCTCGCTCTACCCCGGTTACGACTACACCTCCTACGCCTGGGGCATGGCCATCGACTTAAACACCTGCACGGGCTGCAACGCCTGCGTGGTGGCCTGCCAGTCCGAGAACAACATCTCGGTGGTGGGCAAGGACGAGGTGCGGCGCGGCCGCGAGATGCACTGGATCCGCATCGACCGCTACTTCTCGGGCGACATGGACCAGCCGCACGTCTACCACCAGCCCATGCTCTGCCAGCACTGCGAGAACGCGCCTTGCGAGGTGGTCTGCCCCGTCGCCGCCACCGTGCACAGCACCGAGGGCTTAAACGACATGGTCTACAACCGCTGCGTGGGCACCCGCTACTGCTCGAACAACTGCCCTTACAAGGTGCGGCGCTTCAACTTCTTCCACTACAGCCGGCTCGAGGACGACGCCCTCGACCTGTTCAGGAACCCCAACGTCACCGTGCGCAGCCGCGGCGTCATGGAAAAGTGCACCTACTGCGTGCAGCGCATCAACCGCGCGCGCATCGACGCCGAGAACCAGAGCCGGCGCATCCGCGACGGCGACGTGATCCCCGCCTGCGCCTCGGCCTGCCCCGGCCGGGCCATCGTCTTCGGCGACATCAACGACCCGGGCAGCGAGGTGAGCCGCCTCAAAAGCACCCACCTCAACTACGGGGTCCTGACCGAGCTCAACACCTGGCCCCGCACCAGCTACCTAGCGCGCCTGAACAACCCCAACCCCGAGATCGAAGCGTACCAGCCCGAGCAGCACCTCGCGTCTCGGCAGCAAGTGGAAAGGGCCTGATACCGTGGCGTCGAAAAACATGAAGGCGAACCAGGGGCTGGACGAGGGGCGCATCCTGGCGCCCGGTTACAGCTACGGCAGCGTCGAGGACACCATCAGTAGCATTCCCCTGACCGACCCGCGCAGGACCCCGCGCTGGTGGATTGGCGGCTTCGCCGTCGCCTTCTTGCTGCTCATGGTCTTTCTCTTCTCGGTCACCTATCTGATCGCCGTGGGTATCGGCATCTGGGGCGTCAACCAGCCCGTCGGCTGGGGTTTCGACATCATCAACTTCGTGTGGTGGATCGGCATCGGTCACGCCGGCACGCTCATTTCGGCGATCCTGCTCTTGGTGCGCCAGCAGTGGCGCACCTCGATCAACCGCTTCGCCGAGGCGATGACGCTCTTCGCGGTGGCCTGCGCGGGCGTGTACCCGCTTCTGCACTTGGGCCGCCCCTGGGTCTTCTACTGGCTCTTTCCCTATCCCAACCAGATGGGCCTGTGGCCGCAGTTCAACTCCCCCCTGATCTGGGACGTGTTCGCGGTATCGACCTACGCCACGGTGTCCTTGCTCTTTTGGTACGTCGGTTTGATTCCCGACCTGGCCACCCTGCGCGACGTCGCCAAGAACAGGTGGGCGCGGACGGCTTACGCTGTCGGCGCGCTGGGCTGGACGGGCTCGGCCCGGCACTGGAACCGCTACACCCGGGCCTATCTGCTCCTGGCCGCGCTGTCGACACCGCTCGTCTTGTCGGTGCACTCGGTGGTGAGCTTCGACTTCGCCATCTCGCAGCTGCCCGGCTGGCACAACACCGTCTTCCCGCCCTACTTCGTCGCCGGGGCCGTCTTCGCGGGCTTCGCCATGGTCATCATCTTAGCGATCCCGCTGCGCAAGTTCTACGGCCTAGAGGGCATCATCACCATGAAGCACTTAGACAACATGGCCAAGATCATCTTGGCGACCGGCACGGTGGTCACCTATGGCTACGTGATCGAGATCTTCACGGCCTGGTACTCGGGCAGCGAGTTCGAGCGCTATATGGCGCTAAACCGCCTCTTCGGGCCCTATGGCTGGGTCTTCTGGGCGCTCATCTTCTGCAACTTCTTGACCATCCAGCTCTTCTGGTTCAAGAGCATACGCTATAACCTCTGGGCGCTCTTCATCGTCTCGATCATCGTCTCGGTGGGGATGTGGCTCGAGCGCTTCGTCATCATCGTGATGAGCCTGCACCGCGACTTCCTGCCCTCGTCTTGGGGCATGTACGCGGGGACGTTTTGGGATTGGGCCACCTTCATCGGCACCATGGGGCTCTTCTTTACGCTCTTTTTCGTCTTCATCAGGGTGCTGCCGCTCATCGCCATTTCCGAGATGAAAGAGCTCGTCCATCACGAGGAAGGACATAAGCATTGAACGCCCGCTGCTGTTTAGGCTGCTGTTTAGGCCTCCCTTTAGGCGCGAGAGGAGATGAGGATGGCTACTAACCCGTCAAGCCCCGGCCCGGACATCTACCCAGACATCTACGGCGTCGTGGCGCGCTTCGACACCCCCGAGGATCTTGTCGCCGCCGCCGAGCGGGTGCGCGACGAGGGCTACAAGAAGATCGACGCCTACACGCCCTTTCCCGTCGAGGGCCTCACCGAGGCGCTCGGCGTCAGGCCCTCACGCCTGGGCTTTATCGTCTTGGCGGGCGGGATCACCGGCGCGCTCTTCGGCCTCCTGCTGCAGTACTTCGCCATGGTCTTGAGCCTTCCGGTCATCGTCTTCGGCCGGCCTCACTTCGCCTGGCCGGCCTTTATCGTACCGATGTTCGAGACCACCATTTTGTTCGCGGCCTTTTCCGCCGTCTTCGGCATGCTGATCATCAACGGCCTGCCCAGGCCCTACCACTCGATTTTCAACGCGCCCGGCTTCGAGGCCGCCAGCCGCGACGGTTTCTTTCTGGCCATCGAAGCCGACGACCCCAGGTTCGACCGGGAGCGCTCAAAGGCGCTCTTAGAGACCCTGGCGCCCGGTCGGGTGTCGGAGGTCGAACCCTGATGCCCCTGCTTTCTCTGCGCCCGCCTTCTCCGCGCGGCCTGCCGGCGCTCGCCGCACTCCTTGCCCTGGCGCTTCTTCTCTCCTCCTGCGGCCGGAACATGTACGATCAGCCCAAAAAGGACACCTACGAGCCCAGCAGCTTCTTCGAGGACGGCGCCTCGGCGCGCCCCCTCGTCGAGGGCACGGTGGCGAGGGGCTTTGACTTAGAGGACGAGCACCGCTTC includes:
- a CDS encoding TAT-variant-translocated molybdopterin oxidoreductase; protein product: MKETFISLDEIENRLAPASQDAEGPLNIAALRDSLAGKGGREYWRSLEEVADTPEFRAFVAKEFPPAALEETGGVSRRNFLRLMGASLALAGLTACIQRPRAGEQIVPYVRQPEEIIPGRSLYFASTLTLGGYGHGVLVESHMGRPIKVEGNPAHPASLGATDTMMQAAVLTLYDPDRSREVRRRGVTDEEPGVDMWERFYTDLASAADDTAMNLRILTDTLTSPSLIAQIREILERYPNAVWHQYDAAGLDNARMGAELAFGEPVGVVYDFSQADVILSLDADFLGVGPGKLHYTRAFTDRRRVAAQEVGDEVLSMNRLYSVESTPSLTGIMADHHYTVRPSLIETFARAVAGELGVAAGEGGGELPGTLSAWLEPLARDLAENAGRSLVVAGYDQPPIVHALAHAINETLGNVGTTVFYTDPVEAATSDRTSSGAASLRELTQAMEAGGVDALVMLGGDPAYTAPADVDFAGALANVPLSVHLGLFEDETAILSSWHVPMAHELESWGDARAFDGTASIIQPLIAPLYGGRSQHEVLAILLGDVGSSNYELVRAYWQGQVAEDFDGFWRRAVHDGVIEGSALAAREVSVQAGALDAPAAPVAIGTLEVVFKPDPNIWDGRYANNAWLQELPKPLTKLVWDNAAIVGPATAERLGVSATQMVTLSYRDRSLEAPVFILPGQPADTVTLHLGYGRTQTGRVGTGAGFNAYALRTADAPFFGPGLTLEPARGRQVLVTTQDHNNLSYGHSPAVIEEAGRAADRRHIVRHATLEEYREDRDVIHDMGHHIEGSLYPGYDYTSYAWGMAIDLNTCTGCNACVVACQSENNISVVGKDEVRRGREMHWIRIDRYFSGDMDQPHVYHQPMLCQHCENAPCEVVCPVAATVHSTEGLNDMVYNRCVGTRYCSNNCPYKVRRFNFFHYSRLEDDALDLFRNPNVTVRSRGVMEKCTYCVQRINRARIDAENQSRRIRDGDVIPACASACPGRAIVFGDINDPGSEVSRLKSTHLNYGVLTELNTWPRTSYLARLNNPNPEIEAYQPEQHLASRQQVERA
- a CDS encoding DUF3341 domain-containing protein, whose translation is MATNPSSPGPDIYPDIYGVVARFDTPEDLVAAAERVRDEGYKKIDAYTPFPVEGLTEALGVRPSRLGFIVLAGGITGALFGLLLQYFAMVLSLPVIVFGRPHFAWPAFIVPMFETTILFAAFSAVFGMLIINGLPRPYHSIFNAPGFEAASRDGFFLAIEADDPRFDRERSKALLETLAPGRVSEVEP
- the nrfD gene encoding polysulfide reductase NrfD, giving the protein MKANQGLDEGRILAPGYSYGSVEDTISSIPLTDPRRTPRWWIGGFAVAFLLLMVFLFSVTYLIAVGIGIWGVNQPVGWGFDIINFVWWIGIGHAGTLISAILLLVRQQWRTSINRFAEAMTLFAVACAGVYPLLHLGRPWVFYWLFPYPNQMGLWPQFNSPLIWDVFAVSTYATVSLLFWYVGLIPDLATLRDVAKNRWARTAYAVGALGWTGSARHWNRYTRAYLLLAALSTPLVLSVHSVVSFDFAISQLPGWHNTVFPPYFVAGAVFAGFAMVIILAIPLRKFYGLEGIITMKHLDNMAKIILATGTVVTYGYVIEIFTAWYSGSEFERYMALNRLFGPYGWVFWALIFCNFLTIQLFWFKSIRYNLWALFIVSIIVSVGMWLERFVIIVMSLHRDFLPSSWGMYAGTFWDWATFIGTMGLFFTLFFVFIRVLPLIAISEMKELVHHEEGHKH